In Pseudomonas sp. HR96, the DNA window CGATGAGCGTGCACTCTGCACGATCCTGTCATCAGCTCGATGTCATAACTATCTGTTTATTAAGGAAATTATAATTACCGATAAGTGGCACACCCCGTGCAACTACCTATAGCAACCCTGCTGCCAGGACACCGAGGCCGCAGAATTTTCGAAAAACAGGAGTGACTCGTATGAAGAAGTTTGCTATTGCCGCCGCTACTGCCGCCGCCCTGACCCTGACTCTGGGCAACGCTGCCTTCGCCGCCGAAGCTGCCCCAATGCAGCTGGCCGCCAGCGAAGCCACCCAGGCTAAAGAAGGTGTTTCCGACACCTGGATCACCACCAAGGTGAAATCGGATCTGGTCACCGAAAAAGGCATTCCGGGCACCGACATCAAGGTAGAAACCAACAAAGGCGTGGTTTCCCTGTCGTCGACTGTCGCGATCACCGAAGCGCAGAAAACCACTGCCGTGGCGATCACCAAAAAGATCAAAGGCGTACGCGCCGTATCGGCTGATGGTCTGAAAGCCGAGTAAGTTCATGCGAAGACCGGAAGGATCCGGTCACTCAAGCCCCGGCCCTGTGCCGGGGCTTTTTTTATGGAAGGCGGGTAGGTGAGGGCTCGGGTGCAGGCAAATTCTGGGGCCTTTGACGTCATCAAGAGCGAACCGGCCTGGCGGCCTCTCGGGGGCTTTGCCCCCTCCCACATGAGACGCGCCTGGCGTGGCAACGACTGACTGAGCGAGGTCGTAGGAGGGGGCCAAGCCCCCGATCTGTTGATCTGCTTGGAGGGGGTTTGCCCCCTCCCACGACCCCACTTCGCAGAGGGTCCGCGCCATCAATCCCCGCGCTTGCTGCGAATCTCGGTCAACCGCCCGCCTTCGAAGCGCAGGTACTGGTACATGCCATTGGCCGGGCCATACAGCCACTCCTCGATCGGCACCTGGTTGTAGCGACCGCCATAACCCTGCGCATCGATATAGCCAAGGAACGAGCGGCTGACCGGCTCGCCGCACTTGCGCGCCACTTCCACGGCAGGGTCGCCGGTGGAGACGATGGCGCTGGCGCAGCGCAAGGTTGAGGCGGCGTGGGCCAATGCGCTGTAGCTGCCCAGCGCCAAGCACAATATGGCCACTGCTGATTTCGTCATTCTGCGTCCAGATGCATTGGGGTGATGACCTTGCCGTCCCCTTGGGCCGGGCCGAAGCTGGCGTCGAGGAGGAACACGCGATCGTCGGCGAGCTTGCCTTGGTCTACCAGCCAGGCCTTGATGCTGGCGGCGCGGGCCTGGGCCAGCTGACGCAGCAACGGCACGCTGTCGCTCCAGGAACCCACCACCGCATCGTGCAGCCTGGCGTTGCGCTGCGCCTTGTCGAGCTGCGCCCAATCGGCCGGCGGCTGCTGCTTGAGCTGGGTGCGATAGATCGCTTCGAGCATGGCCGGTTTTTCGTCTTCCGGAACCTGCACCTGCGAGGCCTGCGCCGGCACCTTGTCGCCGCGGCGCTGGAGGATCTTGTACCAGCTGCTCTGGTATTCGCGGTCCAGACGCTGCTGGGCGATCAAGGGGCCGTCGGCGTTCTGCGCGCTGGTGCCTTCGACTTCCAGGCGCAGCGCCGGGCGTGCCTTGAGCGCAGCAGCCAGCTTGCCCAAGGTCTGCTGGGCCGGGCCGTCGAGGTTGCTGCTGCCGGCGGCGAACTCGACGCTGCCCAGGTCCTGCGAGTCGCCGCCGGCGATCAAGCCGCCAATGAATTTGAACGGCGCCTGTGCGGCGCGCAGCACCAGGTTGCGCAGGGTCTGCCAGACGATCGGCATGACGCTGAATTGCGGGTCGTTGAGGTTGCCCGTCACCGGCAGCTCGATGCTGATCTTGCCCTGGGTGTCCTTGAGCAAGGCAATCGCCAGGCGCACCGGCAGGCTGGTGGCATCCGGGCTGTCGACCTTCTCGCCCAGTTGCAACTGGTCGACCAGTACCTTGTTCTCGGCCTGCAACTGACCCTTGGTGATCTTGTAGTGCAGGTCCAGGTCCAGGCGCCCCTTGCGGATGCGGTAGCCGGCGAACTTGCCGGAGTAGGGCGTCAGGGTGGTCAGCTCGACATGCTTGAAGCTGGTGGCGATGTCCAGGCTGGCCAGCGGGTCGAATGGGTTGAGGCTGCCGCCGATGGTGACCGGCGCGTAGCGGTCGACCTTGCCCTGGATGTCGACCTTGGCCGGGGCCGGCTGGCGGTTGTCGAGGGTGCCGATCTGGCCGTTGAGCTGCTGGATGGCGGTGGCGAAGTTGGGCTTGAGGCTGAAGTCGGCGAAGTTGGCCGAGCCGTCGTTGATCGCCACGGCGCCAACGTGGATGCCCATGGGTCTGGCCTTCGCCTCGGCCACTGCAGCCTTGCTCTGCGGTGCGCTATCGGCGGGCTGCTTGACCAGCAGGTCGTCGATATTGGTGGTGTGGTTCTCGTTGATCATGAAGCGCGCATACGGCTGCTGCAGCGTGACCTTGGCGATGCTCAGGCTGTCGCCGTGCTGGTAGTCGACGCCGTCGAGGACCAGCTTGTCCCATTTGACGAAGTCCCGCGAACCGAGGGTGTCGAGGGTGTGCAACTGGTCGACCTCGGCCCGTCCGGTCAGTGCGAAGGCCAGCGGTTCGGTGCTCTTGAGGTTGACCGCCAGGTCGCTGTCGAGCATGCCGCTGCGCAGTTCCAGCTTGATGAACGGGGTGATGTAGGCCTGGGCCACGCGCAGGTCGATGTCGCGGGTGGTGACGGCCAGTTTGGCGGCCATCGGCTTGAGGGTCACTGAGCCTGTGGCGGTGAGCTTGCCCTGCTTGCCCAGGCCGGTGTCGAGCTTGAGGCTGAAGGGGCTCTGACCGAGGCTGTCGAAGTCATGCAGGTCGAGGTTGAGCGGGCCGAGGTCGATGGCCACCGGATCGACGGGCACGCGGTCGGCCAGGTGCACGCTGTAGTCGCGCAGCTGCACGTCCTTGAGCAGCACCTGCCAGGGCTTGCTGGCCGCCGTCGGCGTTGGCGCGGGTGGCTGATCGGCCGTAGCCGGTGCGCCAGCAGCCTGCGCGGCGGCCTTGTCGGCCTTGCTCGGCTGGCTGGCGAACAGCTTCTGCCAGTCCAGCTCGCCGTCCTTTTCCCGCGCAGCCCAGGTTTCCAGTTTCTCGCTGTGGATCTGACCCACGGTAACCTGCTGTTTGGCCAGGTCCAGCGCGGTATCGCTGACGTCCAGCCGCGCCAGGCGCACCAGCGGACGGCCATCCGGGGCGTTGATGGCCAAGGGTGCGACGCTCAAGGCGGCGTTGCTAAGTTTCAGCTGGGTGTCGTGGGACAGGTCGAGCTGGTACTCGGTGCTGAAGTTGAGCACGCCGTTTTCCAGTGCCAGCGGCAGCGCGTCGCGCACATAGGGCCACCAGACCTTCATCTGGCCGTCGCTGAGCTTGAGCTTGCCGGCCGACATGATCGGGTTCAGGCCTACGGTGCCGCTCCACTCGATCTGCCCACCCTCGGGGCCGGCGGCGACCAGGGTCATGTCGGCCTGGTCGTCGGGCAGAGTGCTAAGGTTTTTCAGCTCCAGGTTCATCGAGTCGTAAACGAATTCGATCGGCTCGCTGGGCCGCAGGTCCTGGAAATGCAGGTAGCCGTCGGCCAGCTTGATGCTGGCGATGCGCAACGGGAAGGGTTTGCTCGGGGTGGCCGGCTCAGGCGATGCCGGTGGCAGTTTGAACAGCCCGGCCAGGTTGAGCGTGCCGTCCCTGGCGAACAGCAGTTCGGTGTGCGGCTTGTCCAGCTCGACGGCGGCCAGGTGCAGGGCGCCGGTCCACAGGCTGTCGATCTGCAGGTTGGCGTACAGCCGTTCGAAGGCTATCTGCTCCTGGCCGGGAGCGCCGATGTGCAGGCCCCAGGCGGTCAGCTCGAGGCTGAAGGGGTTGAACTCGATGCGCTCCAGGTGGGCGGGCACGTTCGAGTAATTGGCCAGCTGCTGGTTGGCGATGCGCAGGCCAACACCCGGAAGAATCAGGAACCCCAACAGGCTGTAGAGCGCGAGCAATACCACCAGGGTACCGATGATGCGTTTCAGAGCTTTGGCCATTGCAAGGCGTCGCCTGTCGGATCGAAGGTGCTTGGAGTATGGCACGCGACAGCGGTTCCATAGAACAGCGGCTTCAAGTCACGGAATTTTCAGGACAAAGCGCCATGCAATCAGAATTGCAGGACCAGGGTTTTCAGCGGCGGCTGTTGGTCGTGTGACGGAAAATCCGCCGCCGGCTCGATCACCTGCCATTCGCGCACCGGCCGGCCGGTCTTCTCGGCGCAGCGCAACACCTGTTCGCGCCAGTCGGCCATGGCCACGCGGGCCAGGTTGTTGCAGCAGATAAGCACACCGTCGTCAGCGGTGGCCAGCACCGCTGGTTTGAGCAGGCTCTGGTAGTCGCGCAGCAGGTCGACGGTGCCGAAGGCGCTCTTGGCCCAGGCGGGCGGGTCGAGAAATACCAGGTCGTACTGGCGCTGTTCCAGGCGCACGTAGGGCGGTAGCTTGTGCCCACGGCGCTGGGTGATGGGCAGCCCGGCCAGTTGGCGGATGGCCGGGAAATAATCCGACTGGACAAATTGCATCGCTGCCAGCTCGGGGTTGAGCAGGCCGTTCTCCCGGCCGACTGCCAGGTTGCCTTCGGCGAAGTCCAGGTTGCATACCTCGCGGGCGCCGCCGGCGGCCGCGCTGAGGCCGACCCCACAGGTGTAGGCGAACAGGTTGAGCACGCTCTTGCCCTGGCTGTGCTGCTTGACCCAGCCGCGGGCGGCGCGCAGGTCAAGGAACAGCAGCGGGTCCTGGCCGGGGTGGCGGCCGCGCACGCGGTAGTTCAGGCCCCATTCGTGGCCGATCAGGTCTTGCAGCGCATCCGGGGTGGCCTGGTAGACCGGGTCGTCGCGGTCGATGCGCGAATTGCCTTGCGAGCGGTCGTTGTAGACCAGCAGCAAGGGCAGGCCCAAGGCTTGTTCCACCTGGCCATGGAGGGCCAGCAGGTCATCGCGGCCCAGGCTTTGATGAAAGCTCTGTACCAGCAGCTGCGGACCGTAGCGGTCCACCGTGAGCCCACCAGCCCCTTCCTGGCTGCCGTGGAACAGGCGATAGCAGTCGGTGCCCTCGGCGTGCAGTTGGGCCAGCAGCGGCTGGCGCTGCGCGAGGGCGGCGGTGAGCGCCTGGGTCAGAGGGGGCATGCTGGAGGAGCCTTGAAGGAGAATGGGCGGGATT includes these proteins:
- a CDS encoding DUF748 domain-containing protein, which gives rise to MAKALKRIIGTLVVLLALYSLLGFLILPGVGLRIANQQLANYSNVPAHLERIEFNPFSLELTAWGLHIGAPGQEQIAFERLYANLQIDSLWTGALHLAAVELDKPHTELLFARDGTLNLAGLFKLPPASPEPATPSKPFPLRIASIKLADGYLHFQDLRPSEPIEFVYDSMNLELKNLSTLPDDQADMTLVAAGPEGGQIEWSGTVGLNPIMSAGKLKLSDGQMKVWWPYVRDALPLALENGVLNFSTEYQLDLSHDTQLKLSNAALSVAPLAINAPDGRPLVRLARLDVSDTALDLAKQQVTVGQIHSEKLETWAAREKDGELDWQKLFASQPSKADKAAAQAAGAPATADQPPAPTPTAASKPWQVLLKDVQLRDYSVHLADRVPVDPVAIDLGPLNLDLHDFDSLGQSPFSLKLDTGLGKQGKLTATGSVTLKPMAAKLAVTTRDIDLRVAQAYITPFIKLELRSGMLDSDLAVNLKSTEPLAFALTGRAEVDQLHTLDTLGSRDFVKWDKLVLDGVDYQHGDSLSIAKVTLQQPYARFMINENHTTNIDDLLVKQPADSAPQSKAAVAEAKARPMGIHVGAVAINDGSANFADFSLKPNFATAIQQLNGQIGTLDNRQPAPAKVDIQGKVDRYAPVTIGGSLNPFDPLASLDIATSFKHVELTTLTPYSGKFAGYRIRKGRLDLDLHYKITKGQLQAENKVLVDQLQLGEKVDSPDATSLPVRLAIALLKDTQGKISIELPVTGNLNDPQFSVMPIVWQTLRNLVLRAAQAPFKFIGGLIAGGDSQDLGSVEFAAGSSNLDGPAQQTLGKLAAALKARPALRLEVEGTSAQNADGPLIAQQRLDREYQSSWYKILQRRGDKVPAQASQVQVPEDEKPAMLEAIYRTQLKQQPPADWAQLDKAQRNARLHDAVVGSWSDSVPLLRQLAQARAASIKAWLVDQGKLADDRVFLLDASFGPAQGDGKVITPMHLDAE
- a CDS encoding DUF2845 domain-containing protein, which encodes MTKSAVAILCLALGSYSALAHAASTLRCASAIVSTGDPAVEVARKCGEPVSRSFLGYIDAQGYGGRYNQVPIEEWLYGPANGMYQYLRFEGGRLTEIRSKRGD
- a CDS encoding BON domain-containing protein codes for the protein MKKFAIAAATAAALTLTLGNAAFAAEAAPMQLAASEATQAKEGVSDTWITTKVKSDLVTEKGIPGTDIKVETNKGVVSLSSTVAITEAQKTTAVAITKKIKGVRAVSADGLKAE
- a CDS encoding class I SAM-dependent rRNA methyltransferase; this encodes MPPLTQALTAALAQRQPLLAQLHAEGTDCYRLFHGSQEGAGGLTVDRYGPQLLVQSFHQSLGRDDLLALHGQVEQALGLPLLLVYNDRSQGNSRIDRDDPVYQATPDALQDLIGHEWGLNYRVRGRHPGQDPLLFLDLRAARGWVKQHSQGKSVLNLFAYTCGVGLSAAAGGAREVCNLDFAEGNLAVGRENGLLNPELAAMQFVQSDYFPAIRQLAGLPITQRRGHKLPPYVRLEQRQYDLVFLDPPAWAKSAFGTVDLLRDYQSLLKPAVLATADDGVLICCNNLARVAMADWREQVLRCAEKTGRPVREWQVIEPAADFPSHDQQPPLKTLVLQF